Proteins encoded by one window of Synechococcus sp. WH 7805:
- the atpB gene encoding F0F1 ATP synthase subunit A, translating into MVPSLLNLPFAELEVGQHLYWQIGNLNLHGQVFLSSWVVIGLLLLLVVSGTRKMERDPKGVQNLLEYLWDYLRELAREQIGEKAYRDWLPFVGTLFLFIFVCNWGGALIPWRLIELPNGELGAPTADINTTVAMALLVSLSYFYAGLSRKGLRYFEYYVEPTPIMLPFKIIEDFTKPLSLSFRLFGNILADELVVAVLAFLVPVLVPLPAMFLGLFTSAIQALIFATLAANYIGEAVHEEAH; encoded by the coding sequence ATGGTTCCGTCGCTCCTCAATCTGCCCTTTGCTGAACTCGAGGTCGGTCAGCATCTCTATTGGCAGATCGGCAATCTGAACCTGCATGGCCAGGTTTTCCTCAGCTCTTGGGTCGTGATCGGCTTGCTGCTTCTGCTCGTTGTGAGCGGGACCCGCAAGATGGAACGCGATCCCAAGGGTGTTCAGAACCTCCTGGAATACCTTTGGGATTATCTTCGTGAGCTCGCACGGGAGCAGATCGGAGAGAAGGCTTACAGAGATTGGCTTCCTTTCGTGGGAACCCTGTTCCTGTTCATCTTCGTTTGCAACTGGGGTGGTGCCTTGATCCCCTGGCGCCTGATCGAGCTTCCTAACGGAGAGCTCGGTGCACCCACAGCCGACATCAACACCACAGTGGCCATGGCGCTGCTGGTGTCATTGTCGTATTTCTACGCGGGGCTGAGCCGCAAAGGGCTGCGTTACTTCGAGTACTACGTGGAGCCGACCCCGATCATGCTCCCGTTCAAGATCATCGAGGATTTCACGAAGCCTCTCTCGCTCTCATTCCGTCTTTTCGGCAACATCCTTGCTGATGAACTGGTAGTGGCCGTTCTTGCCTTCCTTGTGCCTGTGCTGGTCCCACTACCCGCCATGTTCCTCGGTTTGTTCACCAGTGCCATCCAGGCGCTGATTTTTGCCACTCTCGCCGCGAATTACATCGGCGAGGCTGTGCATGAAGAGGCCCACTAG
- a CDS encoding 2Fe-2S iron-sulfur cluster-binding protein: protein MSDSTAATFAISVELDGQSHQFQCSADQTVLSAAEAAGVAVPSSCCAGVCTTCAARILDGTVHQPDAMGVKEELRKDGFALLCVSYPRSDLKVMAGQEDALYEAQFGQYQK, encoded by the coding sequence ATGAGCGACTCCACGGCAGCGACCTTCGCCATCAGTGTTGAGCTGGATGGGCAGAGCCATCAGTTCCAATGCAGCGCTGATCAAACCGTGCTTTCAGCTGCTGAAGCAGCGGGAGTTGCAGTACCAAGCTCCTGTTGCGCCGGTGTGTGCACGACCTGTGCCGCTCGGATTCTCGATGGGACTGTGCATCAGCCCGATGCCATGGGCGTGAAAGAAGAGCTTCGCAAGGATGGTTTTGCACTGCTGTGTGTGAGTTATCCACGCTCCGATCTCAAAGTGATGGCCGGCCAAGAGGATGCCCTCTACGAAGCGCAGTTTGGTCAGTATCAGAAGTGA
- a CDS encoding trans-aconitate 2-methyltransferase codes for MKPTPSDAATPVVSDFYDRFPYPGDPVQDGPPPGYNWRWCLESVNGAVRGESSAREDAARPPRILDAGCGTGVSTDYLCHLNPGAEVLAVDISAGALNLARERLHLSRGAQQVRSLRQEQRSLLDLHGEGPFDYINSVGVLHHLRDPLAGLKALAALLDDDGLMHLFLYANAGRWEIHRTQRALTRLGVGQDSEALRLGRQLFDVLPESNRLRRNHEQRWLIDTAADANFADMYLHPQETSYDLKTLFALIEASELHFVGFSNPSVWDPARLLSGDLLVRAQSLPIQDQWFLIEDLDTEISHFEFFVARKPIQKRCWDDDGELLGTRSRRQSCLWGWPSASLLGPDLEPIALSPQEKQLLEAVDAHPEHSLGELALGAWTADVARTLIQRRLLLPIAEAGGGGENA; via the coding sequence ATGAAACCAACTCCATCCGACGCCGCCACTCCAGTGGTGAGTGATTTTTACGACCGTTTCCCCTATCCGGGTGATCCTGTCCAGGACGGTCCGCCTCCCGGATACAACTGGCGATGGTGTTTGGAGAGCGTCAATGGCGCTGTGAGGGGAGAAAGTTCTGCCCGAGAGGACGCAGCGAGACCGCCCCGGATCCTTGATGCAGGCTGTGGCACAGGCGTCAGTACCGACTATCTCTGCCACCTCAATCCTGGAGCTGAGGTGTTGGCCGTCGACATCAGCGCCGGTGCCCTGAACTTGGCCAGAGAACGGTTGCATCTCTCCAGAGGAGCGCAGCAGGTTCGATCACTGCGTCAGGAACAGCGGAGCCTTTTGGATCTGCACGGTGAGGGACCGTTCGACTACATCAATTCCGTCGGTGTCCTGCACCATTTGCGTGACCCTCTCGCTGGACTCAAAGCGCTTGCTGCGCTGCTGGACGATGACGGCTTAATGCATCTCTTCCTGTACGCGAATGCAGGGCGTTGGGAGATCCACCGCACGCAGAGGGCCCTGACCAGGCTTGGCGTGGGGCAGGACAGTGAGGCCCTGCGCCTTGGCCGACAGCTGTTCGATGTGCTGCCTGAATCCAATCGCCTTCGCCGCAACCATGAACAGCGCTGGTTGATTGACACCGCTGCTGATGCCAATTTCGCAGATATGTATCTGCACCCACAGGAGACCAGTTACGACCTCAAAACGCTTTTTGCCTTGATTGAGGCCTCCGAGCTTCATTTTGTTGGTTTCTCCAACCCGTCGGTCTGGGATCCGGCTCGACTTCTGAGCGGTGATCTCCTCGTACGGGCGCAATCACTCCCCATTCAGGATCAGTGGTTTTTGATCGAGGATCTCGACACGGAGATCAGTCATTTCGAGTTTTTTGTTGCACGGAAGCCGATTCAGAAGCGGTGCTGGGACGACGACGGGGAGCTGTTAGGAACACGAAGCCGCCGCCAGTCCTGTTTGTGGGGGTGGCCTTCCGCCAGCCTGCTGGGTCCTGATCTTGAGCCGATTGCTTTGTCTCCGCAGGAAAAACAGCTGCTTGAAGCCGTGGACGCCCACCCTGAGCATTCTCTCGGTGAGCTCGCTTTAGGCGCTTGGACCGCTGATGTGGCAAGGACTCTGATCCAACGTCGTCTGCTCTTGCCCATCGCCGAAGCAGGGGGGGGCGGGGAAAACGCGTGA
- a CDS encoding F0F1 ATP synthase subunit B, which produces MTMSLPLFASEGGFGLNLNLFETNLINLVIVIGVLYWFLKGFLGGILERRRQAILKDLEDSEGRLRKATTDLARAQEDLAAAQQKAEKIRSDGKARAEAIRKDGELRTINAMAAVKQDALADLNAEGARLTEQLRREAALAAIDKAMTELPGRLDAAGQSRLIDASISNLEDA; this is translated from the coding sequence ATGACCATGTCTCTTCCACTCTTTGCCTCGGAAGGTGGGTTCGGTCTGAACCTCAACCTTTTCGAGACCAACCTCATCAACCTCGTCATTGTGATCGGGGTTCTTTACTGGTTCCTGAAGGGCTTCTTAGGGGGCATCCTTGAGCGTCGCCGGCAAGCGATTCTGAAGGACCTTGAGGATTCCGAGGGCCGTCTGCGCAAGGCCACCACTGATCTGGCTCGCGCCCAAGAGGATCTTGCTGCTGCTCAGCAGAAAGCAGAGAAAATCCGCTCCGACGGCAAAGCCAGGGCTGAAGCGATCCGTAAGGACGGTGAACTGCGCACGATCAATGCCATGGCTGCGGTCAAGCAGGATGCTCTGGCTGATCTGAATGCAGAAGGTGCTCGCCTCACCGAACAACTGCGCCGCGAAGCTGCGCTGGCCGCCATCGACAAGGCGATGACAGAACTTCCTGGACGTCTTGATGCAGCGGGTCAGTCCCGTTTAATCGATGCCTCCATCAGCAACTTGGAGGACGCCTAA
- the atpA gene encoding F0F1 ATP synthase subunit alpha produces MVSIRPDEISAILKQQIEDYDKSVSVSNVGSVLQVGDGIARVYGLQQVMAGELVEFEDGTEGIALNLEDDNVGAVLMGEGLGIQEGSTVRATGKIASVPVGDGLLGRVVNPLGVPLDGKGDLGASESRLIESPAPGIIQRKSVHEPMQTGITAIDAMIPIGRGQRELIIGDRQTGKTAIAIDTILNQKDQDVVCVYVAIGQKAASVAQVTEVLRERGALDYTVIVAANASDPAALQYLAPYTGASIAEYFMYKGKATLVIYDDLSKQAQAYRQMSLLLRRPPGREAYPGDVFYCHSRLLERAAKLSDAMGKGSMTALPIIETQAGDVSAYIPTNVISITDGQVFLSSDLFNSGLRPAINVGISVSRVGGAAQTKAIKKIAGTLKLELAQFDELAAFSQFASDLDAATQKQLGRGKRLRELLKQSQFSPLILAEQVAIVYAGVKGLIDDVPVDQVVQFSRELREYLKSNKPEFIEKIQTEKVLSPEAETMLKEAVAEVTSTMLATAN; encoded by the coding sequence ATGGTTTCCATCCGTCCCGACGAGATCAGCGCCATCCTCAAGCAGCAGATCGAGGACTACGACAAGTCCGTTTCGGTCAGCAATGTGGGTTCCGTCCTGCAGGTGGGCGACGGCATTGCCCGTGTCTACGGCCTTCAGCAAGTGATGGCTGGTGAACTCGTCGAGTTCGAAGACGGCACCGAGGGCATTGCTCTCAACCTCGAAGACGACAACGTCGGCGCTGTGCTGATGGGTGAGGGCCTGGGGATCCAGGAGGGCAGCACCGTTCGTGCCACAGGCAAAATCGCATCCGTGCCTGTCGGTGATGGTCTTCTTGGCCGTGTGGTGAATCCTTTAGGGGTTCCCCTCGATGGCAAGGGTGATCTGGGTGCTTCTGAAAGCCGTCTGATCGAATCACCTGCTCCCGGCATCATTCAGAGGAAGTCGGTGCATGAACCGATGCAGACCGGCATCACCGCCATTGACGCGATGATTCCCATCGGTCGTGGTCAGCGTGAGCTGATCATTGGAGACCGTCAGACTGGCAAGACGGCCATTGCCATCGACACGATCCTCAATCAGAAGGATCAAGATGTGGTCTGCGTTTACGTGGCAATCGGTCAGAAAGCTGCATCTGTTGCTCAGGTGACTGAGGTGCTGCGTGAGCGTGGTGCCCTCGACTACACCGTGATTGTGGCGGCTAACGCCTCAGACCCTGCGGCACTGCAATACCTGGCTCCTTACACCGGTGCATCGATTGCCGAGTACTTCATGTACAAGGGCAAAGCCACATTGGTGATCTACGACGACCTCTCCAAGCAGGCGCAGGCTTATCGCCAGATGTCACTTCTGCTCCGTCGTCCGCCCGGTCGTGAGGCCTACCCCGGCGATGTGTTCTATTGCCACAGCCGTCTGCTTGAGCGTGCCGCCAAGCTGTCTGATGCCATGGGCAAAGGTTCGATGACAGCACTGCCCATCATCGAGACCCAGGCTGGTGATGTGTCGGCCTACATCCCAACCAACGTGATTTCAATCACCGATGGCCAGGTGTTCTTGAGTTCCGATCTGTTCAACTCTGGTCTGCGGCCTGCGATCAACGTGGGTATTTCCGTTAGCCGTGTTGGCGGTGCTGCGCAAACCAAGGCCATCAAGAAGATCGCTGGCACGCTGAAACTGGAACTGGCTCAGTTTGATGAACTGGCTGCCTTCTCTCAGTTTGCTTCCGATCTTGATGCGGCAACCCAGAAGCAGCTCGGTCGTGGAAAGCGTCTGCGTGAACTGCTCAAGCAGTCCCAGTTCAGTCCGCTGATTCTCGCCGAACAGGTCGCCATCGTTTACGCCGGTGTGAAGGGTTTGATCGACGACGTTCCCGTGGATCAGGTTGTTCAGTTCTCGCGCGAGCTCCGTGAATATCTCAAGAGCAACAAGCCTGAGTTCATCGAAAAAATCCAAACCGAGAAGGTACTCAGCCCTGAGGCGGAGACCATGCTCAAGGAGGCTGTTGCTGAAGTCACCTCCACCATGCTGGCGACGGCCAACTGA
- the atpE gene encoding ATP synthase F0 subunit C: MSDLTSAASVLAAALAVGLAAIGPGIGQGTAAGQAVEGIARQPEAEGKIRGTLLLSLAFMEALTIYGLVVALVLLFANPFAG, from the coding sequence ATGAGTGATCTGACCTCCGCCGCTTCCGTTCTGGCCGCCGCTCTCGCGGTGGGTCTCGCCGCCATCGGCCCTGGTATCGGCCAGGGCACCGCAGCCGGTCAGGCTGTGGAAGGCATCGCCCGCCAGCCTGAAGCTGAAGGCAAGATCCGCGGAACCCTGCTGCTCTCCCTGGCCTTCATGGAAGCTCTGACCATCTACGGCCTGGTGGTGGCACTGGTTCTTCTGTTCGCCAACCCCTTCGCCGGCTGA
- the atpH gene encoding ATP synthase F1 subunit delta — MPLLNTLATPYAEALLQVTDARSESEDVAGQCKELLSVWESSTALREAMTSPVLEPAAKKKALGQLLAEQIKPSLMNLLKVLADRQRLTALDAVLRRYLELYRESRNISLAYVRSAQALSDEQTKALTAKVQSMVGTGSVEIDLTIDSSLIGGFVINIGSQVIDASLSGQVRRLGLSLAKAS, encoded by the coding sequence ATGCCACTGCTGAATACTCTGGCGACTCCCTACGCCGAAGCTCTTCTGCAAGTCACTGACGCTCGCAGCGAATCCGAAGACGTCGCAGGTCAGTGCAAGGAACTCCTTTCGGTCTGGGAATCCAGCACCGCCTTGCGCGAAGCCATGACGTCACCGGTGCTTGAGCCTGCTGCCAAGAAAAAGGCCCTAGGACAACTTTTGGCAGAGCAGATCAAGCCGTCACTCATGAACCTTCTCAAGGTTCTTGCTGATCGGCAGCGCTTGACGGCTCTCGATGCCGTGCTGCGCCGCTATCTGGAGCTGTATCGGGAATCCCGCAACATCTCCCTGGCTTATGTCCGCAGCGCTCAGGCCCTGTCTGACGAGCAGACCAAGGCCCTCACGGCAAAGGTTCAGTCCATGGTCGGAACCGGTTCCGTTGAGATTGACCTCACCATCGACTCCAGCCTGATCGGTGGCTTCGTGATCAATATCGGCTCTCAGGTCATCGACGCCAGCCTGTCTGGTCAGGTTCGACGCCTTGGGCTTTCGCTCGCGAAGGCGAGCTGA
- the ald gene encoding alanine dehydrogenase, producing the protein MAHSVLTAPMASIGVPTEIKADEQRVALTPDGVRELVTQGLEVRIQHGAGAGAGIGDDAFASAGARMVDRDDAWAAHLVVKVKEPQPEEFGLLRDDMVLFTYLHLAAYPQVGQALLEAGTTGVAYETVQLENGSLPLLAPMSEIAGRLAAQVGARLLERPNGGRGVLIGGCTGVQPARVVVLGAGTVGWNAARLAAAMDAEVMLLDRSPERLRSLEADRRGRLMSVVSSRGLLERLVPTADLLIGAVLTPGGRAPTLVDEEMVKQMRPGSAIVDVAIDQGGCIATSRETTHTDPTVCIHGIQHYAVGNMPGAVPFTSTEALVSVTLPYILGIAGRGLEEAVTERPELLSGLNTVKGAVCHPGVAKALGVPPRHPMACLR; encoded by the coding sequence ATGGCTCATTCCGTTCTGACGGCCCCGATGGCCAGCATCGGGGTGCCTACTGAGATCAAAGCTGATGAACAGAGGGTCGCCCTGACACCGGATGGGGTGCGGGAGTTGGTGACCCAAGGGCTGGAAGTGCGCATCCAGCACGGTGCCGGTGCCGGTGCAGGCATCGGCGATGACGCGTTCGCCTCAGCAGGTGCACGCATGGTCGATAGGGACGACGCCTGGGCCGCTCACCTGGTGGTGAAAGTAAAAGAGCCGCAGCCGGAGGAATTCGGCCTTTTGCGCGACGACATGGTGCTCTTTACCTACCTTCATCTCGCGGCCTATCCCCAGGTGGGCCAGGCACTACTGGAGGCGGGCACTACGGGTGTGGCCTATGAAACGGTGCAACTGGAAAACGGCAGCCTGCCGCTGCTCGCACCGATGAGCGAGATTGCCGGCCGCTTAGCAGCACAGGTGGGCGCACGGTTACTGGAACGTCCAAACGGCGGTCGTGGCGTACTGATCGGTGGCTGTACGGGGGTTCAACCGGCACGGGTGGTGGTGCTCGGCGCCGGCACCGTCGGCTGGAATGCAGCTCGGCTTGCAGCAGCCATGGATGCCGAGGTGATGCTGCTGGATCGCTCACCGGAGCGGTTGCGCAGCCTGGAAGCCGACCGGCGAGGACGATTGATGAGCGTGGTCAGCAGCCGAGGGCTACTGGAGCGACTCGTGCCCACCGCCGACCTACTGATTGGTGCCGTGCTCACACCTGGAGGGCGGGCTCCGACATTGGTGGACGAGGAGATGGTGAAACAGATGAGGCCAGGTTCAGCCATCGTGGATGTGGCGATCGACCAGGGCGGCTGCATCGCCACGAGCCGGGAGACCACCCACACCGATCCCACGGTCTGCATCCATGGGATTCAGCACTACGCCGTGGGCAACATGCCTGGAGCTGTGCCGTTCACCTCCACGGAGGCCCTGGTTAGTGTCACGCTCCCGTACATCCTTGGCATCGCCGGCCGCGGACTGGAGGAAGCCGTCACTGAGCGGCCTGAATTGCTTTCAGGCTTGAACACCGTGAAAGGGGCTGTGTGTCATCCAGGAGTGGCGAAGGCCCTGGGAGTTCCGCCGCGCCACCCCATGGCATGCCTGCGCTGA
- a CDS encoding F0F1 ATP synthase subunit B' has protein sequence MTWLLLAEAGVPEGGLFDLDATLPLMAVQVVLLTFLLNSLFFRPVGKVVEDREGYIATSRADAKQKLEQINRLEADLQDQLRGARQAAQAAIVEAEQDVDRLYREALAEAETEANRTREKARREIETQRESAQAQLMSQVDQLSAQIINRLLAA, from the coding sequence ATGACCTGGCTTCTGCTCGCTGAAGCAGGTGTTCCGGAGGGAGGTCTTTTTGACCTCGATGCCACCCTTCCGCTGATGGCGGTTCAGGTGGTTCTCCTCACCTTCCTGCTCAATTCCCTGTTCTTCCGGCCGGTCGGCAAGGTCGTGGAAGATCGCGAGGGTTACATCGCGACCAGTCGTGCTGACGCCAAGCAAAAGCTTGAGCAAATCAATCGACTGGAAGCCGATCTCCAAGATCAACTGCGTGGAGCCCGTCAGGCCGCTCAGGCCGCCATTGTCGAGGCTGAACAGGACGTTGATCGTCTCTACCGCGAGGCTCTTGCTGAAGCGGAGACCGAAGCCAATCGCACTCGCGAAAAAGCACGGCGTGAGATCGAGACCCAACGAGAATCCGCCCAGGCTCAGCTCATGAGTCAGGTGGATCAGCTCAGTGCCCAGATCATCAACAGACTTCTGGCCGCCTGA
- a CDS encoding TIGR02466 family protein encodes MELHALFPTVVATDRMAMDPLMLAGQLQTLLSLRGEAYSNPDEGCAWTGDLNGIWQLHEHHDFRSLADEVITRVWIYLEQTGFDLDQIALHLQRCWPVLSAAGQVVGRHHHPNAHVSAVVYLSGDGQGREGALCLHARHQLNELVPGLAVGHGGPIRDHHPHNQHLWTFNPEPGLVVIFPSRLDHSVGENMDEESLRVSLSFDFVLTAQASSAPAEYLAPHPHQWHRCERPLS; translated from the coding sequence GTGGAGCTACACGCCCTTTTCCCCACGGTGGTGGCCACCGATCGGATGGCGATGGACCCCTTGATGTTGGCGGGTCAGTTGCAGACACTTCTGAGCCTGCGGGGCGAGGCGTACAGCAATCCTGATGAAGGTTGTGCTTGGACCGGCGACTTAAATGGCATCTGGCAGCTTCATGAGCATCACGACTTCCGGTCCCTGGCGGATGAAGTGATTACAAGGGTTTGGATCTACCTTGAACAAACAGGATTTGATCTGGACCAAATCGCTTTGCATCTCCAACGGTGTTGGCCTGTGCTCAGTGCGGCTGGGCAGGTGGTGGGTCGGCATCACCATCCCAATGCCCATGTGAGTGCCGTTGTTTACTTAAGTGGCGATGGCCAGGGACGCGAGGGAGCACTCTGTCTTCATGCAAGGCATCAACTCAATGAGTTGGTGCCAGGGCTTGCTGTGGGGCATGGAGGGCCGATTCGGGACCATCACCCTCACAATCAGCATCTCTGGACTTTCAACCCTGAACCCGGTCTTGTGGTGATTTTTCCTTCTCGGTTGGATCACAGCGTTGGCGAGAACATGGATGAGGAGTCGCTACGGGTGTCACTCAGTTTCGACTTCGTGCTCACGGCCCAGGCTTCGTCTGCGCCAGCGGAGTACCTGGCGCCCCATCCCCATCAGTGGCATCGCTGTGAGCGCCCGTTGTCCTGA
- a CDS encoding DUF3326 domain-containing protein: protein MAEVFPTLMIVPTGIGCEIGGYAGDALPAARVLAAACGCLVTHPNVMNGAALYWSDDRILYVEGWGLDRFAAGELALRGGRRQRVGLLLDAAIEPSLRDRHLQVADACRATLGLDVGPVITTDVALGVTLRQGESGVSWGSLERPDALLRAGEKLRDGGASAIAVVARFPDDSGSEALQAYRHGSGVDVLAGAEAVISHLLVRHLQIPCAHAPALAPLPLDPQLDPRAAAEELAHTFLPCVLVGLSRAPDLIQPASAEPGDLLASRLGAVVVPEGALGGEAVLACLERNVPVIAVTNPSVLQVSSQSLGLERGVVAAATYAEAAGLVLAMREGVALPSLQRPLPALDRLTTV, encoded by the coding sequence ATGGCTGAAGTCTTCCCCACGCTCATGATCGTCCCCACGGGGATTGGATGCGAGATCGGAGGGTACGCCGGCGATGCGCTGCCAGCTGCACGGGTACTTGCGGCTGCCTGCGGCTGCCTGGTGACCCACCCCAATGTGATGAATGGGGCCGCCCTCTACTGGAGCGACGACCGCATTCTTTATGTGGAGGGGTGGGGGCTTGATCGTTTTGCCGCCGGGGAGCTGGCGCTTCGTGGAGGACGGCGGCAGCGTGTTGGCTTGCTGCTTGACGCTGCGATCGAACCGTCTCTGAGGGATCGCCACCTTCAGGTTGCCGATGCCTGTCGTGCCACGCTCGGATTGGATGTCGGGCCTGTGATCACCACGGATGTCGCTCTTGGCGTCACGCTGCGGCAGGGGGAGAGTGGGGTGAGCTGGGGCTCGCTCGAGCGTCCGGATGCTCTGCTTCGCGCTGGGGAGAAGCTCCGTGACGGGGGTGCATCGGCGATCGCCGTTGTGGCTCGATTCCCGGATGATTCCGGTAGCGAGGCGTTGCAGGCCTATCGCCATGGAAGCGGTGTGGATGTCTTGGCTGGTGCGGAGGCGGTGATCAGCCATCTGCTCGTGCGCCATCTGCAGATCCCCTGTGCACATGCACCGGCTCTGGCTCCCTTGCCCCTGGATCCTCAGCTGGATCCGCGAGCAGCAGCTGAAGAGCTGGCGCATACCTTTCTTCCCTGCGTTCTCGTCGGGCTCAGTCGCGCACCCGATCTGATTCAGCCGGCATCAGCAGAACCAGGAGATCTGCTGGCCTCCCGCCTCGGGGCCGTTGTTGTGCCGGAGGGTGCCTTGGGGGGGGAAGCCGTCCTGGCCTGTTTGGAGCGGAACGTTCCTGTGATCGCCGTGACAAACCCTTCTGTTCTTCAGGTGTCATCCCAATCCTTGGGGCTTGAGCGTGGGGTGGTTGCGGCTGCGACCTACGCCGAAGCCGCCGGGCTGGTGCTGGCGATGCGGGAGGGGGTGGCATTGCCATCGCTGCAGCGGCCTCTTCCTGCTCTGGATCGTTTGACCACCGTCTGA
- a CDS encoding F0F1 ATP synthase subunit gamma — MANLKEIRDRIKSVKNTRKITEAMRLVAAAKVRRAQEQVLRSRPFADRLARLLENLQARMRFEDADAPLLEERELETVTLMAVTGDRGLCGGYNANIIKRTELRFAELQGKGYKVNLVLIGRKAISYFTNRSYPIQATFTGLEQVPTADEAGSVANEVFAEFLSETTDRVEIIFTKFINLVSCKPVVQTLLPLDPQGIADADDEIFRLTTKEGDLRVETGSAPANTQPEISSEIVFEQSPDQLLNALLPLYLQNQVLRSLQEAAASELASRMTAMNNASDNAKALAKTLTLDYNKARQAAITQEILEVAGGAAAVG, encoded by the coding sequence ATGGCAAATCTCAAAGAGATCCGCGATCGGATCAAATCAGTCAAGAACACTCGCAAGATCACCGAGGCCATGCGTCTCGTGGCCGCAGCCAAGGTGCGTCGTGCCCAAGAACAGGTTCTGCGCAGCCGTCCTTTTGCGGACCGTCTGGCCAGGCTTCTGGAAAATCTTCAGGCGCGCATGCGTTTTGAGGATGCCGATGCCCCTCTGCTTGAGGAACGTGAGCTGGAAACCGTCACCCTCATGGCGGTGACCGGTGATCGTGGTCTGTGTGGTGGCTATAACGCCAACATCATCAAGCGCACCGAGCTACGTTTTGCTGAACTGCAAGGCAAGGGCTACAAGGTGAATCTTGTGTTGATCGGTCGAAAGGCCATCAGTTATTTCACCAATCGCAGTTATCCGATTCAGGCCACATTTACAGGACTTGAGCAGGTCCCTACGGCTGATGAAGCTGGATCTGTGGCGAACGAAGTGTTCGCGGAGTTTCTCTCCGAAACCACCGATCGGGTTGAAATTATTTTCACCAAGTTCATCAATCTGGTGAGCTGCAAGCCTGTCGTACAGACCCTTCTTCCGCTTGATCCTCAGGGTATCGCTGACGCGGATGATGAGATCTTCCGCCTTACAACCAAAGAGGGCGATCTCAGGGTGGAAACAGGTTCGGCTCCTGCCAACACGCAACCGGAGATTTCCTCCGAGATTGTGTTTGAGCAGAGTCCCGATCAGCTGCTGAACGCTCTTCTGCCTCTTTATTTGCAGAATCAGGTGCTTCGTTCACTGCAGGAGGCAGCCGCTTCTGAGTTGGCGAGCCGAATGACGGCGATGAACAATGCCAGCGATAACGCCAAAGCGTTAGCTAAAACTCTGACCCTCGACTACAACAAAGCCCGTCAGGCAGCCATTACCCAGGAGATCCTGGAGGTTGCTGGCGGTGCAGCAGCAGTCGGTTGA
- a CDS encoding YchJ family protein, with the protein MARGFADATADRAACPCGSGAKLGSCCGPFHQGLMKAQTAEQLMRSRYSAYALGEIEYLIASHPEPEISIQKRRRELRINSRQIRWIELEILAVECGGIGDCQGTVQFAAHFIAAGQRRCLQETSLFQRRDGQLSGDWLYIRAL; encoded by the coding sequence ATGGCCAGAGGGTTTGCGGATGCCACTGCCGATCGCGCCGCTTGTCCTTGTGGTTCAGGTGCCAAGTTGGGTTCATGCTGCGGCCCTTTTCATCAGGGATTGATGAAGGCGCAAACGGCTGAACAACTGATGCGGTCGCGGTACAGCGCTTATGCGCTGGGTGAGATTGAGTATCTGATCGCCTCTCACCCTGAGCCAGAGATATCGATTCAGAAAAGGCGTCGTGAGCTACGGATCAACAGCCGCCAGATCCGATGGATTGAACTCGAGATCCTGGCGGTGGAGTGCGGTGGCATCGGGGATTGCCAGGGCACTGTTCAGTTTGCGGCGCATTTCATCGCGGCTGGACAACGCAGGTGTCTTCAGGAAACCTCTTTGTTTCAGAGAAGGGATGGGCAGCTCAGTGGTGATTGGCTTTATATCCGAGCCCTGTGA